The DNA window CAATTGCcccaaaagaaataaacaagCTAACCTAGATTAATACCTAATACAATCTTCAGTTAAATAATCACAAAAACCTAACCTTTGCAAATAAAGTAAGATAATGACAACTCACATGCCCTTGAGACAACTAAGTTCGACACAAGCTACAAATCTCATGATTAAGCTTTTAAgatcattttcagtttttcaTAATGAACAATATCCCATggaaaacttcctttttttttaaaagtggGAGGAGAGTAAGCAATTCaaatctttcttcttttctgtttcttttttaatttcatttcgGTAGCGGCAATCAAAGTTGGCTTTTCCTTCTCTTCCCAAATCTCAAAACAtgtaaatttttgtttttttaactGCCATAGACACTATCAAAATCTCCATATCTATATATAAAATTGTACTTTTCCCTCACACTTAAATAAAATTGCCCCCACTATTTGCCTCCATTGCCCCTACCAAAATCTCCATAtctatttataaaattatagtTTTGCCCTCACACTTAAACAAAGTTGGCCACACTACCTCTCAACAAAATTTAAGTCCTAGAGAATTGTCCCCACCAAAATCTCTATATATGCATGAAATTATAGGTTTATCCCCACACTTACATGAAATTACCCTCACTACCCTTCAACAAAATCCAAAGTCGTAGTGTATATAATCTTTATTGGTTATTTCAATAAGTATATAAATACTATAttgatttgttattttttttcaacatatattttttttatcattgtaTGTAAGAAGAATACCATTAATATTTATAGAATAAGGCGATACTGTTTCTAAGAAATTAGTTGCTAACATTATtatttccaaaatctcattAAATCCTTCATTTTTAACTAGAAGTCTAATAGGAATTCGATTGCCAGTTAATTCTATTTCTGTTTCTACAGCCTCTCTCTTATTTCATGGGTTTCTCCATTAAAATTAGTATATTGATAAGGATCTTATAATTGATAAATAGGTAAGTACTCAACCAATCTATAAGATATATAATTCCCATTAGCACTTGTATCTATCAAAATATTATAGTTCTTCATATTTTTTTCCCATCCCAAtatctagtttttattttataatttgtCATTATTTTACGGTTACAACTATACACTTTGTTATATGTCTCTATAGTCAAATAATTTaacaatatttaaaataaatgacaCCACCTTCTCTAAACAAGGAAAAAGATTCAATTTGcatttattcttcttctttatctaTTCCAATGTGCTCCCAGTACACAAACCTATTTGAAAAGAACTCACAAACAttgttcattttttatttcatcttaACAAAAATCTAGAGGAAATTTATTAGGGTTGTGAGAGGAGAAGGGGAAGAATCCTTTATTAGGAATTTGCAATTTGAGAGATATTTGTATCATATTGTTAACTTTTGGTGTACATTGTTagttaaacatattttttttatattgtaattAGTAAAGTTTCATATACTAGCTTTGTCCCCACTGAATTTCCTTTCTAGCTCCACCCCTGAAAGTACATTAAAAAGTAGTAAAAAATATACGCACTTGCCAAGAAAGTCCCACACTATTTGTTTAAATGTTTGTCTGAATCATTTCAAATCTATGAGATTCTGTCTGTATTCTGTCTGTCTGAATCATTTCAAATCCATGATATTCTCATTCTATGGATTCTGTGTTGTGCTAATTTTCATGAACATCAAGATTCAAGGGTCGAGTCCAAATAGCCACGTATGCAATTATGTACTCAGCGGAGTACCCATAATTGCAAATGGACTTTTGGCTTTTCTACTTTAGTCAAAAAGACAAAGTAATAGTCCTACCAATTTGGGTCTGAACACATAAAGGTTTGAGGGATGTAATTAGAAAAATACCACTTACATCTCAAATGATCAATTCATGAcaaacaataaaagaaaaagggggaCTAAATAAATTGCAAACGTTTGACGATCCCCGTGTTGGTTTTATATTTGAGTCTTCCATGGTtcttctcaaaggaaaaaggtaAAACACACCAACGACCAGTAGAGGAAGAAGGGCACAACAGTAATATTGGACATCATCAAAAAAGCAAAGGATTTCTCCTTACATTTCATGTTAGTTTATCTCTGTGTTCCTGTTTCAGTTGGTATTCTTACATGAGGTAAAATAGTCATTTTATGTTAGCTGGATTAGGAAAGGGGGCTAAGTGATGAAAAAATTATCACCAGAAGCTAATATTAGTTTGATTGCATACCTTAATTTCAATGTTATATGCATGACTCCATTTACATGTTTGGTGTACAGCAGCAATGTATGCCAAACCAGCAATACACAGAAGTTTCAGGTCTTCTACCAATTACCAGTCCTTGAGCAGCTCCCCAGCCACATCCTTATAACTaaccttccttttcttttctggcTTTGGGTTAGGATCAAGAGAGGATCCTTCATCTGCAAAAGCAGGATCTGTGCCCCTGGTCTTTTGGCTTTCTATTGGTAACGTTTCATCTCGAATGACCCGATCCTCACTTTTAGCCTTACTATTTCCAAGGCTTGGAATCATGTGCATTAACATGGCTTGAACAGGATCAACCATCTGCTCTAGCTTCTCATTCCCTTCAGTACCATTTCTGTTGCCTGATCCCATTCCATTATCTTCAACAACTCTTATCCCATCTCCGCTTTGATCTTCAGGATATTGTTCAATTGTTTTCCCTTTTTGTGATAATTCACTATCTTCTATCATCAGATGCTCTTTTGTTGGACTCTGCTTGCCAATCAACCCACCGCTTTCACTATTTCCTGTTTGGACAACAGATTCTTCCTGAAAGGTCAAATTAGCTGAAGAGCCACTTCCATCTGATTCATCTTCATTTATTTTTGCAGGCTTTCCTCCACGTGCTCTTACCCTTCGTGGCTGGTTGACCACAGTTTTCCCTCTAGTTGTTTTGGTTCCACTGGATCTTCCTCTTTttgtccttctttctttcttaggCAAGGTAACAACTCTAGGTTTGTTGGTTGTAGCTTGACGAATTGTCGTAGTTCCATGTTCTTTAGATACTGGTGTATTATGCTCTTCTGCCTTATCCAAACTAGACCACTTGTCCAGATTCAGCTCACTGCAGGGCCAGCACCATAATGTTTTAAATTAGTAACAGCGAAATTCTAAAACTGATGCAGATAAGGGTGGATTTCTTGGCTGAAAAATGAAACATAAATCATTCTTAGAAGAGTACATTAGCAATGGGGACAATTGGCAATAAGCACCATAAGGCTTTTCAAAGGAACGTTTACACTCAGCTACACAACCGAGAATAAAGACAGAAGTGTAATGCATCTTCTATAGTTGATGACTTGATGAATGCTACAAAAGTAAATAATCATGTCTATCTCTAAAAGAACTTCCCATTTTGGATGGGTATTTATGGTTCGAAATGTTTTGAATCAAGCACCAAGGTAACTCAATTTCCTTCAACTGATACTGATGTGTGGGATAATCAAAACAAGATTCGCTGAAAGATAAAAACTAAATTTAACCAAAAGCGTGACAAGAGAATTACGAAAAACTGCTATTTCTGAATTAGCAGAACCTATAAATGCAGCACTCCCTTAGCTAGGCCAATGCAGCAAATACCAGCCTTATCTTTGTTAGACTCGCAGTGTCATACACCAAAGCAATAGTCAGCTTATATGGGATCACAAACACTGAAAAGGTTCAATACTTAGAAGTGCAACAGTAGGAATAATCAAATTGCCCCATAAACTTCCCATTTTTTCACGTCAGTGACTTAGAACAGTGAAAACCAGAAGCAGCAGAAAAGTCCATAACCCAACACCACATTTGGACCTGTATCCTATATGCAGTGAAACAAATAGTAAAAGCTCTGAAGGAAGTCAAGGAAATAAGGAGCCCCAAATCCCTCCTGTtgaaacccaaaaaaagaaaggaaaaaaagacaCCAGGAAACTTCAAACAAAAAGATGCAATTCTCTTAGATATCATGATAAGAACATTTCTTCCCCTCAGTTCACTAAAAAACTGAGTGGTAATCAAACACATTAAAATTAACAGCTGTGCTGCTTTTTCTGTATAACAATTCTACTATATCTTTTGAGTTCAGATAATTTTTCCAACATAGAAATATATTTACACTTAGCTCCACAATGATCTAATGCAGCCTATGCAATGTTGTGACAACAACCTTTTCAAAAAACCATCTAATCTTTCATTTTCTCTGTTGCCATCAATGCAGAAACAGCCATGCTTGCACATATATGACCCATAAAGTCTTGCTTcaggcaaattttttttttttttttttgaaagattCAGGCAAGTTTCTATATAAGCCTCTtaacaacaaaaacaatgaAAACATTTGATTTAGGTATTCATATTCTGGTTTCAGgaaagaaaatattcttttgggGACAAATAAAGAAAACTCATGTCTCCATTTGTCCagggaaagaagaaaatttaaaaaaagtaCATAAAATATATCCAGaagtaaatattttataattagcAGTGTAAAGCAATATAAAGATCTCTAGCCAACCATCAATTGTTTTTCGTCATTCTTGCAAAAACTTTccaaaagctttttttttttgaaccaCAAATTGCAAAAAAGTGATAAGGTAAGAGGTTGCAGTATTTATGTCATGCATTTCCACATGGTATAGTTCTAGTCGACCTAAAAATTGTTATATGTTATTAGGTCCTGAACAACTAATTAGCTTTTCAAATATAGTTAGAAACATGCTATGGATATTACCAAATAGACTGAACAGCCATTTTGCATGAGGCTTAGtatgtttttgaataaaatatTACCTCATAGCAATCACAAGATTCGAAATGTTGATGGAGGAAAAAAGTTACCTCTATAACATGAATGAAGTTAAAGCATATTGTTATAGAACTATTTATCCTTACTTCGATGGCCAAGCTGTCCATCACATGCAAGTACAACCAATAACCATTTACATCATCTCAAATTTCTATTGATTTAGAGCATCAAAGCAACAATAGTGAGGCCCTTGCTAATTCAGCAAAAAAAATATGCAGCACATATGCAGCACATAGTAAATATATGTAAACCACTTACCTCTCCAATACCCATTCTTGCATGTTGGGCTTCAGACTGTAACTCTCCTCTGACAATTTCTGGTCCTTCTCAATGCAGTCCTCCAACCACTGAGAAGAAACAACATGCAACCCTTGACTAAGTAGAAGATGCTTCTCAGCTGATAATCTGACCATCATAAAAAGTAGGAGAATTATTATATTTTATCCAAGATAGCACCAACACATAACTAAAAATAGGCAATAAATGGAGCCTTGTCAACAATACATACTTGAATTTGCTCAGAAATGTTATAAGAGCTAAAGAGGCCACTTTATAATTGGTGAACATTGCAAGCATAATTTacactccctccgtcccattgaaaGTATTATGCTTTCTACTTTGGTTTGTCCCAAAATATTGTCACCTTACCAAAAATAACAAAGAAATTTGTCATCTATTTCTTAGCTCTATCCTTgcataaaaatattagtttcTTACAAATTGTGGGTCCGAACAAGACTTTTACAAGCAAAACAAGAGACACAAATTTGGTGCATGATATACAACTCATGCTAATGAATGGAGCGTGTGTTTcaccaaaccaagaaaagttttGAGCCTTTTGATTAGGTGTGGGCCATGTCTTTTCATTGTCTCCACACCATAAATATAGGAATGCATCAGACACACTTTAACCATGCATCTCAGGGACAAAGTGGGAACACAAGAGTGCAATATTCTATTGTTTCCAAAGCATGACAACCACTATTAGTTTTAATCAATCAACTCCAATCAATCTTATTCTTTGGAAACTAACATTCTCAGATTTTTGCTAGCATTTTACCCCTCAGTAACAGATACTCTTATTAAGGCAATCCAGAAAACTTACCATCCATTCACCAATTAGATCAAAGCCAAGATGTTAATGGTGATAGACCTTACTTTGGATTCCAATTAAAGCAGCTAATTCCAAAAACCCAACTATCACTTGTAATTAATTTCACACATTCCTGGATTTGGTTGTTACCAAAAAACCCAACTATCACTTGTGATTAATTTCACACATCCCTGGATTTGGAAATGACAAAGCATTGTTACAGTTGCAAAACTGGAAATCTCAGCAACTGGGACAGACGACAATATAACAGTTTATAAAATTGTATAAATTAGAGAATATATTATTTTTCTAGCTTACCTACTAAATAGCAAATTGAAGTCCAAAGTTAATTCTGGCCCAGACAAGACGATTACATGGGTAGCATGAGAAAGATCATCACTAATTCTGCCACCACCAAAAGAAACTGCAACCTTCAATCTCCTCAGTGCAAGTTCCACTAGGACTTTCCACTCCAAGTTAATTCTAGACACATGTACTGAGAGATTAAATCCACATCAACTACAATTTCCACATCATTCTtgaattatataaaaaatggaagcATCTTACATAGACTGCGCTggaaagtaaaagtaaaagcaGCAACCAAGAAAACGAGCCCATTCCTCCTTTGgacaatatttctttttgtaatagTCAATCCTTTTCGGATGCTCTCTTCGATCAATGTTGCTCAAAAGCTTCAAAACAGAATAAATCAAGAAACTGATTAGTGACAACAATGGTAACTGGGACCCATGATGTTGCTAAAGCATTGAAGACTGCATTACTAGccttttcatatttttccacaAGAGTTGGGAGCTATAGTCCATAGAAGGCTTAAAAAAGACAAACTTCAATTGATGATACCTGTCTGAGATCTGTAATATCAACATCCACATAGTAAGAGTCAGAGAATTGGTCAATTTCttcttccaactttctcttCGTGCGTTcagaaagataaagaaagtaccttttaaggataaaaataaacagtTAAAATGTAGCATAATGACTGACATAAATACAAACTTAAGAGTTGAAAGCTAACTTTGGCTGTAAGGGAAGGAGCTTCTTCTGCAAACAGCAATCGAGAAGCCAAGAATAATGAATAACATCACCATGAAGCTTTGCTGCCTGAAACTTGATTCCTGCAACACATTTCTATTCAACGTAAAACTTGCAATGTTTGTAGGTACGAAAgtaagagagaggaagagagagaacCTCTACTTTCAGCTGCAATACAGTGTGTGACCGAGTTATTCAAATTCATTGAGAAATTGCCCCCATTCTCCACCACCATTTTGTGCAACAGATCCACGGAATGAGATGAAGGAACATTAGCAAAGTCTTATGGATGTTAAGTATGTCAAGAAATCAGCCGCTTAGGAATTTCACATAACAAAAAGCCCTGATGCTTCAAATGGTTTACCAGTATTCCCAGAACTTAGGCAGACGAATTCTAATTGACCAACAAAATTCACAAGATATCCGCTATAGAAATTCATGTGAATTTTGTATAGCAGAAATGCAATTTCTGATGCCTCATCCACCAAATGATGGGAGAAAACATTCTAGGCAAGATGAACTTCAGAAGCAATTTGTAATGTTAAGTGCTCTAAAACAGAAAAGGCAGTCCAAAATACCTTATCAACTAGCATGGAgaaacaagaagcaaaataaaaGATGACATATTACGCTAGTATGTGAAATGGGTGCATAAGTTAGGCCATGCTTTGGTCAAGAAACTAAATAATTGTCAGAAGTAAATGATGAAGGATACAGAACATCATTTTTGCAAATATAAGCGTTTCACTCTTTACAGTGGAAACATCAGTCTGGATGAAATGAGAAGGAACAACTGAAAGATTCTTCTCCCCTTTTTTGGCTGACTTCATGCGCTTGGGTTTATGATCCTGTGAATCTCCATAAGCTTCCCCTCTTTGTGTGGTCCCGTTGCTGGAATGAACTAACTCCACAAAAGCTACAATTAAAAGtatgaaaattttgacaaatgagcaaatgacaaacatttACGATAAAAGAAACACGGACTTGACAAACTAGAATAGAAACAATTGAACATTTATTATCTACTTACTATGCACATCAAGGCATTCATGCCAAGGCTTGTCAAATCTTACTCGATCAATCCGTGGAAATCTCAGGCTGTATGGTGCAGCAAATACCTTGAAAGATAAGTCATTCATCAACCCCATAACTTTCACTACTATCTTTTGCAGGTTCACAAATCAATGCAAATGCATAATCAACCTGCATCTATACAGCGTATAAGCTACCTAAGAAAATAAGGTTTTTGAAGTTAATCTTCATGTGTAAACCCCCAGAAGTTTCTTCTAAGGCTTCACCTTACAGTATTAAATCATCCATATCAACCATCTCAACAAGGCACCTCTCCTCTATTCACCATCAATCAAGTACTTCAAGTATTTCCAAACTTTCAGGTACAACAACTAACCTCTGTTTCTACCTCTTTTCTTTGTTATAGCCACCAAAAATCAGACATCTGCTCAATCTGTGCTACTTCTCTAGGAGAAGAAAACATAATTAACAAGAGCAGGCACAGGGTGCAGATAGAAGGGGTTGTCGGCTAGTCAATGGATCTGGAAGCATCTGAGGTTAGCGGTGTTCACAGGGGTTTGGGTTATGGAGCATCCTCATCTGAAAAGAATTGCTCTAAAAGGATTTTATCTTCTGCAAGGATTTTATGGGGTATTATTACCACAAAAAACACACACAATATCAAAAAGCATCAATATGTGATATTGTAGTGTAAATTTTAGCAGCCAACAGAATAAATACCTTAAGGAAAACATTAAGACTCTAATTTTCCTTCTTCTCTCTTGGTTCTTATGTATGTTTTTCCAACATGACTGCCTACATTGTCCTGGATAAATGTGACTTCTACATGCCAACCATTATTTTTAACCACCAGAGCCCTTCTTGCAATGAAATATGTGCCCAACTTGAAAATTTCAACACTATAGAATTGCAAGGGATAAGAACAACAGAAACAAGTtgcagaaatttaaaaaaaaaaattctctaacTTCCCCCAAGATCTAATCATAAAGGAGCAACTAATATGtagacaagaaaatgaaataaatataaccaAGGAAATTACTAGCTTCTTACCTCAGATTTTATGGTCCGAATATCGCTAGTAATCGAAACAATAACTGATCTACATGGTATAAGGAAAGGTTTAGAAAAGATCTACATGGTATAAAGAAAGGTTTAGAAAAGATCTACATGATAAGTGCCAGTTATCATCATAATTTGGTATAAAAGTGTTTACTTCTCTGGACTTTCAATCCAAACATCTGGCCTCTCTTTCGAATTATTAGTAACTTGATAAAAGCTTGGTGCCGCCTTCTTTGGGTATTCATATTTCCTTCAAGAGGAGATGTTGTGTTAGTGAGACCATATACAAAAATTCATAAACCTTTAAATTAAAGAGTACAAGTCAATTGCACCTGAAACAGTCCACTGCTAATTATTTTGCTATTGAGTCCTCATCCTCAAATTGTGTATTATGAGAAAGTaacaacaaaaatgataaaGCAGACAACTTATTGCAGGAAATCTAAGTTCAATGGCCTAACGAGAGTAATTTCCATCCAAGCAAGTTAGAAAAGAAACTTGGTCCAGGCAAAATTAGCTGAATAACAAATTTGAACTTGCCACAGAATCATGCAACTGTATCTTCACAAAATCAGTTGCTTTGCTTTTTAAATTCGTGCTAAAAGCATTGCATGTACAATTTATTTTAGGGTGTCCTTACACGCTTTAGATTCAAAGTCTAGGTAGAAATTCTTAACTATTCTCTTGTTAATTGTTACAGATTCCAAATATTTAAAGCTTCAGCAGAAATGTGTTTTTCCTTTGAGGGTAGGTTCAAAATTTTCATGCTTTCAAATAGTTTGAAGGGATTCTGGACTCTCCTTAGGAGGCAAAATTTTTGTCAACCCATTAATTCTCACACAAACTTCCAATTTTAAAAGATAGAAAACATTTATGAAATGCACATGGACTTTTCAGCTCAAAGCAACCTTACCATAAGCATATGAACCCAAAGAATTTTAGGCAGGATTCTTGTGACGAATTTTAGTTAACTTTTTCACACAAATTCCAGCAAATACTCAGTTGTTGTTTTAGTCCAAgtaccctaattttctgaacaTTAACAACGATAACCATCAGAAAATGCTTTGGCAATCAAATTAAGAATATAACGCAGTGAGACATGAGAATccattttgaaaagtttttccTTCCCATTTCAGCAAAGGTTTGCTGTGTCACAGGTTCACCACAATCTTCAACCATCAAATAGCAAGTCATGTAGTTTTGGCATAGAAATCTTAGGGGTTAAGATCTTGTCATTTATATATTACCTGAAATAAGGTTTTAATTTTGTAACAACTATATCAAGCTCCTCATCAGAAAGTCCCGTACCAACACGACAAAACGAAATGAATCTGCAGCATAAAGCTAAAATGAGAATCTTTAACACTTATTTTATGTAGATAAAGCAAAACTACTTCCGATAGTACAAACATCAGCAACACATGACCAACATCAACAGATTAGACTTTATATGAGAAAGAAATGCACCAAAACTTTGATTTAATTCATTCATATTTTCAGCACCATAACCATGCAAATCACCACTATAACCAAGAATTTTGCCAAACAGCTTTAAGTAACAGAAACAAGAAGTTTCTTTGCCAAATTGGATTAAAATATGGTGGAACTCTGTACGAAAACTAGCCATTTTCGCCTCATGCATATTTGTGACTCTCAAGTTGCTATACATCACATGACCCCCTATGACCCTTAAATGCAGGTGAGATTTAAATGATCATCCAAAAAGGGCTAATGTATAAAGTTCATTCATTTAATCATATGGAAAAGAAATATATCACTTAATCAAACAGGAAAATGGAACAACAGAAGATGTACTGAAATCATAAAGTTAAAACAAGCCATGTGAAAAAAGTCCACAAATGCTTAACATCTTGAAAGATGGTTAAAGGCAAGATAGCAAACCATGAACAGCAGAAAATTGGATCCATAGGAAGGAAAACTGAAGCATGGTGTTAATTCAGCCTGAAAAAATGACAGAATTCTTACCGCCTAGGATGGGTATTTGGCATTGGACGCTCTGCAAGTCCTACCAAAAACTGCGCTACCTTTATGACAAAATAACATAGAAAGCATAGTTTAGTAATTAACCAAGAGATTCAGATGCATCGAAGGGGTAGGCAGAATCTTACTTCCCCTCCACGACGTCCAGAACCATAGTAGCCTCCTATTGAAAGGAAATAATAAATCATCTTCGTTAAACAAGACATGATTGCTTGCATAAGCTGAACTTAGAAAGGAATTACTTCTTACCTATAATGAGGACATCTAAGTCAGAACCAGCTCTAACATACTCGGGCTTCAACTTAAGCCACTTTCCACTCCGATCACTTGGCTCCCATTTGGAAGCAAGATCTTTTAGGACGATTCCTTCATCCCTAAATAGTCAAAAGATCTTATACATTAGAAAGTGCAAGACACAGAAAGCTCGTTTCCAGACGAACTCCGAGAGAGATAAACCAAATACGAAAAAGCATCATCCAGGATTTCCATATGTCTAGAGATTCTAAGACTGAAGGAAGAAGTTAAAT is part of the Coffea eugenioides isolate CCC68of chromosome 6, Ceug_1.0, whole genome shotgun sequence genome and encodes:
- the LOC113773224 gene encoding DNA ligase 4; translation: MEESDLKFNVMVSLFNWTQKSKSSATKRSKFRKFLDAFCREPGDYFSAIRLILPVLDRERGSYGLKEHALATCLIDALGMSRDSPDAQRLLNWRKGGPKTGSSAGNFSLVASEVLQRRQGLTSGGLTLKELNEQLDRLSSSENRAEKTSVLSDLIRRTNAQEMKWIIMIILKDLKLGISEKSIFHEFHPDAEDLFNVTCDLKLVCEKLRDRSQRHKRQDIEVGKPVRPQLALRVSNASAAWKKLHGKEVVVECKFDGDRIQIHKNNSEIRFFSRSFLDHPEYEHAMSDIIAKNILVDRCILDGEMLVWDTSENRFADFGSNQGIAKAAKEGLDSDRQMCYVAFDILYVGDTSVIHQTLAERHDLLRKVVKSIKGRLEILVPNGGLNASRSPGEPCWSFVARSLDEVEKFFKDTIENRDEGIVLKDLASKWEPSDRSGKWLKLKPEYVRAGSDLDVLIIGGYYGSGRRGGEVAQFLVGLAERPMPNTHPRRFISFCRVGTGLSDEELDIVVTKLKPYFRKYEYPKKAAPSFYQVTNNSKERPDVWIESPEKSVIVSITSDIRTIKSEVFAAPYSLRFPRIDRVRFDKPWHECLDVHTFVELVHSSNGTTQRGEAYGDSQDHKPKRMKSAKKGEKNLSVVPSHFIQTDVSTVKSETLIFAKMMFYFANVPSSHSVDLLHKMVVENGGNFSMNLNNSVTHCIAAESRGIKFQAAKLHGDVIHYSWLLDCCLQKKLLPLQPKYFLYLSERTKRKLEEEIDQFSDSYYVDVDITDLRQLLSNIDRREHPKRIDYYKKKYCPKEEWARFLGCCFYFYFPAQSIINLEWKVLVELALRRLKVAVSFGGGRISDDLSHATHVIVLSGPELTLDFNLLFSRLSAEKHLLLSQGLHVVSSQWLEDCIEKDQKLSEESYSLKPNMQEWVLESELNLDKWSSLDKAEEHNTPVSKEHGTTTIRQATTNKPRVVTLPKKERRTKRGRSSGTKTTRGKTVVNQPRRVRARGGKPAKINEDESDGSGSSANLTFQEESVVQTGNSESGGLIGKQSPTKEHLMIEDSELSQKGKTIEQYPEDQSGDGIRVVEDNGMGSGNRNGTEGNEKLEQMVDPVQAMLMHMIPSLGNSKAKSEDRVIRDETLPIESQKTRGTDPAFADEGSSLDPNPKPEKKRKVSYKDVAGELLKDW